Proteins encoded within one genomic window of Anopheles gambiae chromosome 3, idAnoGambNW_F1_1, whole genome shotgun sequence:
- the LOC3291227 gene encoding uncharacterized protein LOC3291227, producing MPYILVETTTPTGGKELLAAPAAWIQKKADGTAYLCWPFATSIRKLNTLFQDEYSIPSEVWERLECEILCRNILSLSSADKMIETMESSWLNEPKPAARVTAQRSNDPFANRLSNGGVQKLLSSPTAQPDDDPLGDVKPCPQMLDLLYELKSLILANQEELRQNLKEGFGRVDKSVKSMNDKYLESNAVQYELGRADANAFQAGRMDATVCQLVEQPEKFKVDLLTEMEAVEEFEKRLKDDDYRTQVCQWIDASVGHMRQSEHRMHTLLDLIIDRKLFAGFSWTGGGKNKRALNAQKNILNLFEYAGTTSVYRADHVSVENFMRKKLQNSTSRIKVKGVRRSVPRPGRKGLNRVGDEIIRIIPKQIKLTSSTHARSPAAVADATQGQSSPSSSIPMAVSVPAKPIRSETIVVKQDATMFIDGVDEFEEMLDIRRLQK from the coding sequence ATGCCGTACATCTTGGTAGAAACGACTACTCCCACCGGCGGCAAAGAGCTGCTAGCTGCACCGGCCGCCTGGATCCAAAAGAAGGCTGACGGCACGGCTTATCTGTGCTGGCCGTTTGCTACAAGCATACGGAAGCTGAATACATTGTTCCAAGACGAGTACAGCATTCCGTCGGAGGTGTGGGAAAGGCTTGAGTGTGAAATTTTGTGCCGCAACATTCTGTCGCTCTCGTCGGCGGACAAGATGATCGAAACGATGGAAAGCAGCTGGCTGAACGAGCCGAAACCGGCAGCACGAGTAACGGCACAACGATCAAACGATCCTTTTGCGAACCGGCTGAGCAATGGCGGTGTGCAGAAGCTGCTGTCCAGCCCCACCGCCCAGCCGGACGATGATCCGCTCGGGGATGTGAAACCGTGCCCCCAGATGCTGGACCTACTGTACGAGCTGAAGAGTCTGATACTGGCGAACCAGGAAGAGTTGCGGCAGAATCTAAAGGAGGGATTCGGAAGGGTGGACAAGTCCGTTAAATCGATGAACGACAAGTATCTGGAATCGAATGCGGTACAGTACGAACTTGGGCGGGCGGATGCGAACGCGTTCCAGGCGGGACGGATGGATGCGACCGTGTGCCAGCTGGTCGAACAGCCGGAGAAGTTTAAGGTCGACTTGCTCACCGAGATGGAAGCGGTAGAAGAGTTTGAGAAGCGTCTGAAGGACGATGACTATCGCACCCAGGTGTGCCAGTGGATCGACGCGAGCGTGGGACACATGCGGCAGTCCGAGCATCGGATGCACACGTTGTTGGACCTCATCATCGATCGGAAGCTGTTCGCTGGCTTCAGCTGGACCGGCGGCGGGAAGAACAAACGGGCGCTGAACGCGCAAAAGAACATACTGAACTTGTTCGAGTACGCCGGTACCACCTCCGTGTACCGGGCGGATCACGTGTCAGTGGAGAATTTCATGCGCAAAAAGCTTCAGAACTCGACCAGCAGGATAAAGGTGAAGGGTGTGCGCAGGAGTGTGCCACGTCCCGGTCGTAAGGGGCTAAACCGAGTGGGAGACGAGATCATTAGAATTATTCCGAAACAGATTAAGTTGACATCATCTACTCATGCGCGAAGTCCTGCAGCGGTGGCGGATGCGACTCAAGGGCAATCATCACCCTCGTCATCGATACCGATGGCTGTGAGTGTACCGGCAAAACCGATCAGATCGGAAACGATAGTAGTGAAGCAAGATGCTACCATGTTCATAGACGGTGTGGATGAGTTTGAGGAAATGTTGGACATTAGACGATTGCAGAAGTAA
- the LOC3291225 gene encoding uncharacterized protein LOC3291225, which produces MPYTLVETTTPTGGKELLAAPAAWIQKKADGTAYLCWPFARSIRKLNTLFQDEYSIPSEVWERLECEILCRNILSLSSADKMIETMESSWLNEPKPAARVTVQRSNDPFANRLSNGGVQKLLSSPTAEPDDDPLGDVKPCPQMLDLLYELKSLILANQEELRQNLKEGFGRVDKSVKSMNDKYLESNAVQYELGRADANAFQAGRMDANVCQLVEQPEKFKVDLLTEMEAVEEFEKRLKDDDYRTQVCQWIDASVGHMRQSEHRMHTLLDLIIDRKLFAGFSWTGGGKNKRALNVHKNILNLFEYAGTTSVYRADHVSVGNFMRKKLQNSTSRIKAKGVRRSVPLSRRKRLNRVGDEIIRIIPKQIKLTSSTDAQSPAAVADATQGQSSPSSSILMAVSVPAKPIRSGTIVVKQDATMFIDGVNEFEEMLDIRRLQK; this is translated from the coding sequence ATGCCGTACACCTTGGTAGAAACGACTACTCCCACCGGCGGCAAAGAGCTGCTAGCTGCACCGGCCGCCTGGATCCAAAAGAAGGCTGACGGAACCGCATATCTGTGCTGGCCGTTCGCTAGAAGCATACGGAAGCTGAATACATTGTTCCAAGACGAGTACAGCATTCCGTCGGAGGTGTGGGAAAGGCTTGAGTGTGAAATTTTGTGCCGCAACATTCTGTCGCTCTCGTCGGCGGACAAGATGATCGAAACGATGGAAAGCAGCTGGCTGAACGAGCCGAAACCGGCAGCACGAGTAACGGTACAACGATCAAACGATCCTTTTGCGAACCGGCTGAGCAATGGCGGTGTGCAGAAGCTGCTGTCCAGCCCCACCGCCGAGCCGGACGATGATCCGCTCGGGGATGTGAAACCGTGCCCCCAGATGCTGGACCTACTGTACGAGCTGAAGAGTCTGATACTGGCGAACCAGGAAGAGTTGCGGCAGAATCTAAAGGAAGGATTCGGAAGGGTGGACAAGTCCGTTAAATCGATGAACGACAAGTACCTGGAATCGAATGCGGTACAGTACGAACTTGGGCGGGCGGATGCGAACGCGTTCCAGGCGGGACGGATGGATGCGAACGTGTGCCAGCTGGTCGAACAGCCGGAGAAGTTTAAGGTCGACTTGCTCACCGAGATGGAAGCGGTAGAAGAGTTTGAGAAGCGTCTGAAGGACGATGACTATCGCACCCAGGTATGCCAGTGGATCGACGCGAGCGTGGGACACATGCGGCAGTCCGAGCATCGGATGCACACGTTGTTGGACCTCATCATCGATCGGAAGCTGTTCGCTGGCTTCAGCTGGACCGGCGGCGGAAAGAACAAACGGGCGCTGAACGTGCACAAGAACATACTGAACTTGTTCGAGTACGCCGGTACCACCTCCGTGTACCGGGCGGATCACGTGTCAGTGGGGAATTTCATGCGCAAAAAGCTTCAGAACTCGACCAGCAGGATAAAGGCGAAGGGTGTGCGGAGGAGTGTGCCACTTAGCCGTCGTAAGCGGCTAAACCGAGTGGGAGACGAGATTATTAGAATTATTCCGAAACAGATTAAGTTGACATCATCTACTGATGCGCAAAGTCCTGCAGCGGTGGCGGATGCGACTCAAGGGCAATCATCACCCTCGTCATCGATACTGATGGCTGTGAGTGTACCGGCAAAACCGATCAGATCGGGAACGATAGTAGTGAAGCAAGATGCCACCATGTTCATAGACGGTGTGAATGAATTTGAGGAAATGTTGGACATTAGACGATTGCAGAAGTAA
- the LOC133393968 gene encoding uncharacterized protein LOC133393968, whose translation MPYVLVKKTKSNLGRKEVAVAPSSWIHKDGKGTTYVSLPDAVCPKKIRALLEKESNPTKEWEKHECEILSTDIPTLTMAYTIIETMQKQNKVLGGRPSQLIKTSLDKTEKALPTRPPVQEAPKVVSKQKQPDKPKTLPKPHPEPDYDPFADIPNWHVPEKHRTPATSPTEDLQMTVEECEPTDPLQQLFSSAVVNQEQSDEDDPFRDVSPPLKDLQLTANCEQRPPVDSTDQFFTRINKELNKQHDVLGDVSYAQLLDLLYELKCMIRTNQDELRRKINEGFSRLQQTVLSVLAKDNTDDSAAFEEKTVTCKEELDELESRLQDEAYREQVHRWMDHIIPPETNPELRMTNILHKLVDNKLLAQLEWNPKPTHPEKIRLETYRHFCKLFEYAGTTTEHVANDWFVECFFRNKLKNNAHTRVNISEKRKGVTESKPVKIARTETELNTCEETVNLLETDTVSTANQDDDVYEIIELDGDEDNAPTTATTATPTETTEYVEVYHITSFDGMNDFEVRLKDPDYLSVVHGWIDNAVKQTIVPAERMGIILDQLVDSKFLQNFDWTGTRNGKVALIGYKNFVRLFEYAGTITPQNRACHWDVAKFFQQKFKAMK comes from the coding sequence ATGCCGTACGTTTTGGTAAAAAAGACGAAAAGCAATTTGGGCAGGAAGGAGGTTGCGGTAGCGCCCAGCTCTTGGATTCACAAGGATGGGAAAGGAACAACGTACGTTTCCTTGCCGGATGCAGTGTGTCCCAAAAAGATAAGAGCCCTATTGGAGAAGGAAAGCAACCCAACGAAGGAATGGGAAAAGCATGAGTGTGAGATCTTGAGCACAGATATTCCAACGCTAACGATGGCGTATACCATCATTGAAAcgatgcaaaaacaaaacaaagtgcTAGGTGGTAGGCCATCACAGCTAATCAAAACCAGTTTAGATAAGACGGAAAAAGCTTTGCCAACCAGACCACCGGTTCAAGAGGCCCCCAAGGTGGTAAGCAAGCAGAAACAACCGGATAAGCCCAAAACATTGCCGAAGCCGCACCCAGAACCTGACTACGACCCATTTGCCGATATACCTAACTGGCACGTGCCCGAGAAGCATCGCACGCCAGCTACCAGTCCAACAGAAGATCTACAAATGACCGTTGAGGAGTGTGAGCCAACCGACCCGTTGCAGCAGTTGTTTAGTAGTGCTGTGGTAAATCAGGAGCAGAGCGATGAGGATGATCCCTTTCGGGATGTAAGTCCTCCCCTAAAAGATCTGCAATTGACAGCCAACTGCGAGCAGAGGCCGCCGGTTGATAGTACGGATCAGTTTTTTACCCGCATCAACAAGGAATTGAACAAACAACATGACGTGCTGGGAGATGTTTCATATGCTCAACTGCTCGATCTGCTGTACGAGCTAAAGTGTATGATACGCACTAACCAAGATGAGTTGCGGAGGAAAATTAACGAGGGATTTTCGCGGTTGCAACAAACCGTGCTGTCGGTATTAGCCAAGGATAATACGGACGATAGTGCAGCATTCGAAGAGAAGACTGTAACTTGCAAGGAAGAGTTGGATGAATTGGAAAGCCGACTACAGGATGAAGCGTATCGTGAACAGGTGCACCGTTGGATGGATCATATCATCCCGCCTGAAACGAATCCCGAATTGCGCATGACGAACATTCTCCATAAACTGGTGGACAACAAGCTTTTAGCGCAGCTCGAGTGGAACCCCAAACCAACGCACCCCGAGAAGATTCGTCTGGAGACGTACAGGCATTTTTGCAAGCTCTTTGAATATGCCGGCACGACTACGGAACACGTAGCGAACGATTGGTTCGTAGAGTGTTTCTTCAGAAATAAACTAAAGAACAACGCCCACACCAGGGTAAACATAAGTGAAAAGCGGAAAGGCGTAACAGAAAGTAAACCGGTAAAAATAGCCCGAACCGAAACAGAGCTGAACACGTGTGAGGAAACGGTTAACCTATTGGAAACGGATACCGTTTCTACGGCAAACCAAGATGACGATGTATACGAGATAATCGAGCTGGATGGTGATGAAGATAATGCGCCGACGACAGCAACGACTGCCACTCCCACCGAGACCACAGAGTACGTGGAGGTTTATCATATAACCAGCTTTGACGGTATGAATGATTTCGAGGTACGCTTGAAAGATCCCGACTATCTCAGCGTTGTTCACGGATGGATAGACAATGCTGTTAAGCAGACGATCGTCCCAGCCGAACGTATGGGAATCATATTAGACCAACTAGTTGATAGCAAGTTCTTGCAGAATTTCGATTGGACTGGCACCCGCAATGGAAAGGTGGCGTTAATTGGTTACAAAAACTTCGTTCGGCTCTTTGAATACGCCGGTACCATTACGCCACAAAATCGAGCGTGTCATTGGGATGTAGCAAAGTTTTTTCAACAGAAATTTAAAGCCATGAAATAG
- the LOC3291230 gene encoding uncharacterized protein LOC3291230, translated as MPYILVETTTPTGGKELLAAPAAWIQKKADGTAYLCWPFATSIRKLNTLFQDEYSIPSEAWERLECEILCRNILSLSSADKMIETMESSWLNEPKPAARVTAQRSNDPFANRLSNGGVQKLLSSPTAQPDDDPLGDVKPCPQMLDLLYELKSLILANQEELRQNLKEGFGRVDKSVKSMNDKYLESNSVQYELGRADANAFQAGRVDANVCQLVEQPEKFKVDLLTEMEAVEEFEKRLEDDDYRTQVCQWIDASVGHMRQSEHRMHTLLDLIIDRKLFAGFSWTGGGKNKRALNTHKNILNLFEYAGTTSVYRADHVSVENFMRKKLHNSTTRIKVKGVRRSVPRPGRKRLNRVGDEIIRIIPKQIKLTSSTDAQSPAAVADATQGQSSPSSSIPMAVSVPAKPIRSETIVVKQDATMFIDGVDEFEEMLDIRRLQK; from the coding sequence ATGCCGTACATCTTGGTAGAAACGACTACTCCCACCGGCGGCAAAGAGCTGCTAGCTGCACCGGCCGCCTGGATCCAAAAGAAGGCTGACGGCACGGCTTATCTGTGCTGGCCGTTTGCTACAAGCATACGGAAGCTGAATACATTGTTCCAAGACGAGTACAGCATTCCGTCGGAGGCGTGGGAAAGGCTTGAGTGTGAAATTTTGTGCCGCAACATTCTGTCGCTCTCGTCGGCGGACAAGATGATCGAAACGATGGAAAGCAGCTGGCTGAACGAGCCGAAACCGGCAGCACGAGTAACGGCACAACGATCAAACGATCCTTTTGCGAACCGGCTGAGCAATGGCGGTGTGCAGAAGCTGCTGTCCAGCCCCACCGCCCAGCCGGACGATGATCCGCTCGGGGATGTGAAACCGTGCCCCCAGATGCTGGACCTACTGTACGAGCTGAAGAGTCTGATACTGGCGAACCAGGAAGAGTTGCGGCAGAATCTAAAGGAGGGATTCGGAAGGGTGGACAAGTCCGTTAAATCGATGAACGACAAGTACCTGGAATCGAATTCGGTACAGTACGAACTTGGGCGGGCGGATGCGAACGCGTTCCAGGCGGGACGGGTGGATGCGAACGTGTGCCAGCTGGTCGAACAGCCGGAGAAGTTTAAGGTCGACTTGCTCACCGAGATGGAAGCGGTAGAAGAGTTTGAGAAGCGTCTGGAGGACGATGACTATCGCACCCAGGTGTGCCAGTGGATCGACGCGAGCGTGGGACACATGCGGCAGTCCGAGCATCGGATGCACACGTTGTTGGACCTCATCATCGATCGGAAGCTGTTCGCTGGCTTCAGCTGGACCGGCGGCGGAAAGAACAAACGGGCGCTGAACACGCACAAGAACATACTGAACTTGTTCGAGTACGCCGGTACCACCTCCGTGTACCGGGCGGATCACGTGTCAGTGGAGAATTTCATGCGCAAAAAGCTTCACAACTCGACCACCAGGATAAAGGTGAAGGGTGTGCGCAGGAGTGTGCCACGTCCCGGTCGTAAGCGGCTAAACCGAGTGGGAGACGAGATCATCAGAATTATTCCGAAACAGATTAAGTTGACATCATCTACTGATGCGCAAAGTCCTGCAGCGGTGGCGGATGCGACTCAAGGGCAATCATCACCCTCGTCATCGATACCGATGGCTGTGAGTGTACCGGCAAAACCGATCAGATCGGAAACGATAGTAGTGAAGCAAGATGCTACCATGTTCATAGACGGTGTGGATGAGTTTGAGGAAATGTTGGACATTAGACGATTGCAGAAGTAA